The following proteins are co-located in the Capsicum annuum cultivar UCD-10X-F1 unplaced genomic scaffold, UCD10Xv1.1 ctg4452, whole genome shotgun sequence genome:
- the LOC124892169 gene encoding protein FIP1-like gives MSTEIKSSLISTSPDENNLFFDVLHEVPLSGHRKPMSLIGSIFYCFLLASFAILAVRARWIFHPMQRLVFPLLSSCNLGLLVVTGGYEVTFSAFFLCFQQIIRSNSPSFYRIFQTCDFSLWFYALNKGV, from the exons atgtcaacagaaataaaatcttcattaaTCTCAACATCACCAGATGAAAATAATCT GTTTTTCGACGTACTACATGAAGTACCTCTATCCGGTCATAGGAAGCCTATGAGTCTTATTGGGAGTATTTTCTACTGTTTCTTATTGGCAA GCTTTGCTATTTTGGCTGTCAGAGCTAGATGGATATTTCACCCTATGCAACGATTAGTGTTCCCACTTCTTTCCAGTTGTAACCTTGGCCTCCTTGTTGTCACAGGTGGCTATGAAGTCACATTTTCTGCCTTTTTCCTATGCTTTCAGCAAATCATAAGATCAAATTCTCCTTCTTTTTATCGTATTTTTCAAACATGTGATTTCTCTCTATGGTTCTATGCCTTAAACAAAGGTGTTTGA
- the LOC107843067 gene encoding probable disease resistance protein At4g27220 isoform X2: MDAIIGNVVDFGMKKFKSTIDFDENLETLERNVKLLSDKAVDVKTEVKNQEQYGKKKRKREVASWFDEVKKIKKGLRVLKEEVTIGKKNGGTLEKMNGRVGELLEQSKHLGTLVHIIYEGEECQMMVQQVHEETSKQNLEVIWTWLQDENVSSIGIYGMGGVGKTTLAKHTYNRLREGSSYQVHWVTVSQRFSIKGLQDNLSKIVKLDLSDVEDEQKRADQLNWAFRKMKNIVIILDDVWDCLRLEKLGYPLGVEGYRLILTSRSSEVCQKMSCKELLQVKKLNTDDAWELFRKSLGSETRLSPNIERIAKSMAGMCEGLPLGLITLAGSMRGVTDIREWWNTLNEFPEDMESDVFKVLKYSYDRLRDTTLQECFLYCALYPKDYVIDRDELIDRLIMEGLVKGNRMVEDFNHGHTILNKLVKMCLLEAPDNRGYEAIRMHDLLREMALRITTDKPRYMVRAGIGPQVLLGQDWVFNLDRVSFYSSRIKRIPENMAPNCPTLSTLILSYCDLTMVPGSFFQYMNNLQVLDLSYNSELMDLPSCISNFGSLRALLLRGCGRLKSVPPLGKLKNLRVLDVFHTGIKEVPQGMENLVKLKYIDMGGICLDELPKEILPKLSQLQYLCLPGHLNAPVEDLASLEQLEEFRGRFYDLHNFHKFMSSHHSYEKDWWYDIFVGQEISNYYHCSTLGESIPKQRRVVVVNCTIEEGGGEAATSIFLPHGIDILHIRFCHGLSSCFVDNFLSWTKRGLTCTISGCDDIEWIVNVPSGRDTTTDPHCIYFHSLRVFDLHNLVGLCNGKIASHTFSGLTELDICNCHRMKKLFPRAILQDLKNLEKIVVNACFEMEEIIGREEGEGSSQRSTTSTTSDLPKLKKLKLQYLPELKSICERKLMCDSLESMRFYKCPNLKSLPFYTPTTNRNPFPSLRKIRVDEENWWETLEWEQSHLNNLFQPYIT; the protein is encoded by the coding sequence ATGGATGCTATCATTGGGAatgtagttgattttggaatgaAGAAGTTCAAAAGTACCATTGACTTTGATGAGAATTTGGAAACTCTGGAGAGAAATGTAAAGCTATTATCAGATAAAGCAGTCGATGTAAAGACGGAGGTTAAGAATCAAGAGCAATatgggaagaagaagaggaaaagagaAGTTGCATCTTGGTTTGATGAGGTTAAGAAGATCAAGAAAGGATTACGCGTGCTAAAAGAAGAAGTAACAATAGGGAAGAAAAATGGAGGTACTTTGGAGAAGATGAATGGAAGGGTTGGAGAACTTCTCGAGCAAAGTAAACATTTGGGAACACTTGTACATATTATTTATGAAGGCGAGGAGTGCCAAATGATGGTGCAGCAAGTTCATGAGGAAACATCAAAACAGAATTTAGAAGTGATTTGGACGTGGTTACAAGATGAGAATGTCTCAAGCATCGGTATATATGGTATGGGAGGGGTGGGTAAAACCACTTTGGCAAAGCATACATATAATCGTCTTCGGGAAGGAAGTAGTTATCAAGTCCATTGGGTTACTGTGTCTCAAAGGTTTAGTATCAAAGGATTACAGGACaatctttccaaaattgtgaagctGGACCTATCAGATGTGGAGGATGAACAAAAAAGGGCGGACCAATTAAACTGGGCATTCAGAAAAATGAAGAACATTGTTATCATATTGGATGATGTCTGGGATTGCCTTAGGTTGGAGAAGTTGGGTTACCCTCTTGGTGTGGAGGGCTACAGACTGATTCTAACAAGCCGCTCTTCTGAAGTCTGCCAAAAGATGAGTTGTAAGGAACTACTCCAAGTAAAGAAACTCAATACTGATGATGCTTGGGAATTATTCAGGAAGAGTCTAGGATCCGAGACCCGGCTTAGTCCAAATATCGAGCGAATTGCCAAATCCATGGCAGGAATGTGTGAGGGCTTGCCGCTTGGGCTCATCACTTTGGCGGGAAGCATGAGAGGGGTGACCGATATAAGGGAATGGTGGAATACTCTGAACGAATTCCCCGAGGACATGGAAAGCGATGTATTCAAGGTACTGAAGTATAGTTATGATCGATTGAGAGATACAACACTGCAAGAGTGCTTTTTGTACTGTGCTTTGTATCCCAAGGACTATGTAATTGACAGAGATGAACTGATTGATAGATTAATAATGGAGGGACTGGTGAAGGGAAATCGCATGGTAGAAGATTTTAATCATGGCCATACCATATTGAATAAACTAGTCAAGATGTGCTTACTTGAAGCACCTGACAACAGGGGATATGAAGCAATAAGGATGCATGATCTACTCAGAGAAATGGCATTGCGGATCACAACTGATAAACCAAGGTACATGGTAAGGGCTGGAATAGGACCACAAGTGTTGTTGGGTCAGGATTGGGTATTCAATTTGGATAGAGTCTCTTTTTACAGCAGCAGGATAAAGAGAATCCCTGAAAACATGGCACCCAATTGCCCCACATTATCAACCTTGATTTTGTCCTATTGTGATTTGACAATGGTCCCAGGTTCTTTCTTTCAGTACATGAACAACCTCCAAGTACTCGACTTGAGCTACAACTCAGAGCTTATGGATTTGCCAAGTTGCATATCTAACTTTGGAAGTCTTAGAGCGCTCTTGCTTCGAGGATGTGGTCGGCTAAAATCTGTGCCACCACTGGGAAAGCTCAAAAACCTGAGGGTGTTGGATGTATTTCACACTGGTATTAAGGAAGTACCTCAAGGCATGGAAAACTTAGTCAAGCTTAAATATATAGATATGGGTGGAATATGTCTTGATGAACTGCCAAAGGAGATATTACCTAAACTTTCCCAGCTTCAATACCTCTGTCTTCCAGGACATTTGAATGCCCCAGTTGAAGACTTGGCCAGTTTGGAACAGCTCGAAGAATTCAGAGGAAGGTTCTACGATTTGCATAACTTTCACAAGTTCATGAGTAGTCACCATAGTTATGAGAAAGATTGGTGGTATGACATATTTGTGGGGCAAGAAATTTCCAATTATTATCATTGTAGCACCTTAGGAGAGAGCATACCGAAACAGAGAAGAGTGGTTGTAGTAAATTGCACCATTGAAGAAGGTGGAGGAGAAGCAGCAACATCAATTTTTCTTCCACATGGCATTGACATTCTACATATTAGGTTTTGCCATGGGCTGAGTAGCTGCTTTGTGGATAATTTTCTGTCATGGACTAAAAGAGGCTTGACCTGCACGATCTCTGGTTGTGATGACATAGAATGGATTGTCAACGTGCCCTCTGGTAGAGATACAACTACAGACCCACACTGCATATATTTCCATAGTCTGAGAGTTTTTGACTTGCACAATCTTGTTGGGCTCTGTAACGGAAAAATTGCATCTCACACCTTCTCGGGTTTAACAGAATTGGATATCTGCAACTGCCATAGAATGAAGAAGTTGTTTCCACGGGCTATCTTGCAGGATCTCAAGAACCTTGAGAAGATTGTTGTAAATGCGTGTTTTGAGATGGAAGAGATAATAGGAAGAGAGGAAGGAGAGGGAAGTAGCCAAAGAAGCACTACATCTACAACTTCTGACCTTCCTAAGCTAAAAAAGCTCAAACTGCAATACCTGCCTGAATTGAAGAGTATCTGTGAGAGAAAGCTGATGTGTGATTCCCTTGAATCCATGAGATTTTATAAGTGCCCCAATCTGAAGAGTCTGCCTTTCTATACTCCAACTACAAATAGAAATCCTTTTCCATCCCTCAGAAAAATCAGAGTTGATGAAGAAAATTGGTGGGAAACATTGGAGTGGGAACAATCCCATCTCAACAATCTCTTCCAACCTTACATTACATAG
- the LOC107843067 gene encoding probable disease resistance protein At4g27220 isoform X1 codes for MLKIKGFVGLMPQGLGAYAWPHISAFWKIMDAIIGNVVDFGMKKFKSTIDFDENLETLERNVKLLSDKAVDVKTEVKNQEQYGKKKRKREVASWFDEVKKIKKGLRVLKEEVTIGKKNGGTLEKMNGRVGELLEQSKHLGTLVHIIYEGEECQMMVQQVHEETSKQNLEVIWTWLQDENVSSIGIYGMGGVGKTTLAKHTYNRLREGSSYQVHWVTVSQRFSIKGLQDNLSKIVKLDLSDVEDEQKRADQLNWAFRKMKNIVIILDDVWDCLRLEKLGYPLGVEGYRLILTSRSSEVCQKMSCKELLQVKKLNTDDAWELFRKSLGSETRLSPNIERIAKSMAGMCEGLPLGLITLAGSMRGVTDIREWWNTLNEFPEDMESDVFKVLKYSYDRLRDTTLQECFLYCALYPKDYVIDRDELIDRLIMEGLVKGNRMVEDFNHGHTILNKLVKMCLLEAPDNRGYEAIRMHDLLREMALRITTDKPRYMVRAGIGPQVLLGQDWVFNLDRVSFYSSRIKRIPENMAPNCPTLSTLILSYCDLTMVPGSFFQYMNNLQVLDLSYNSELMDLPSCISNFGSLRALLLRGCGRLKSVPPLGKLKNLRVLDVFHTGIKEVPQGMENLVKLKYIDMGGICLDELPKEILPKLSQLQYLCLPGHLNAPVEDLASLEQLEEFRGRFYDLHNFHKFMSSHHSYEKDWWYDIFVGQEISNYYHCSTLGESIPKQRRVVVVNCTIEEGGGEAATSIFLPHGIDILHIRFCHGLSSCFVDNFLSWTKRGLTCTISGCDDIEWIVNVPSGRDTTTDPHCIYFHSLRVFDLHNLVGLCNGKIASHTFSGLTELDICNCHRMKKLFPRAILQDLKNLEKIVVNACFEMEEIIGREEGEGSSQRSTTSTTSDLPKLKKLKLQYLPELKSICERKLMCDSLESMRFYKCPNLKSLPFYTPTTNRNPFPSLRKIRVDEENWWETLEWEQSHLNNLFQPYIT; via the exons atgttaaaaattaaAGGATTCGTGGGGCTTATGCCCCAAGGCCTCGGAGCTTACGCTTGGCCTCATATCAG TGCTTTTTGGAAGATCATGGATGCTATCATTGGGAatgtagttgattttggaatgaAGAAGTTCAAAAGTACCATTGACTTTGATGAGAATTTGGAAACTCTGGAGAGAAATGTAAAGCTATTATCAGATAAAGCAGTCGATGTAAAGACGGAGGTTAAGAATCAAGAGCAATatgggaagaagaagaggaaaagagaAGTTGCATCTTGGTTTGATGAGGTTAAGAAGATCAAGAAAGGATTACGCGTGCTAAAAGAAGAAGTAACAATAGGGAAGAAAAATGGAGGTACTTTGGAGAAGATGAATGGAAGGGTTGGAGAACTTCTCGAGCAAAGTAAACATTTGGGAACACTTGTACATATTATTTATGAAGGCGAGGAGTGCCAAATGATGGTGCAGCAAGTTCATGAGGAAACATCAAAACAGAATTTAGAAGTGATTTGGACGTGGTTACAAGATGAGAATGTCTCAAGCATCGGTATATATGGTATGGGAGGGGTGGGTAAAACCACTTTGGCAAAGCATACATATAATCGTCTTCGGGAAGGAAGTAGTTATCAAGTCCATTGGGTTACTGTGTCTCAAAGGTTTAGTATCAAAGGATTACAGGACaatctttccaaaattgtgaagctGGACCTATCAGATGTGGAGGATGAACAAAAAAGGGCGGACCAATTAAACTGGGCATTCAGAAAAATGAAGAACATTGTTATCATATTGGATGATGTCTGGGATTGCCTTAGGTTGGAGAAGTTGGGTTACCCTCTTGGTGTGGAGGGCTACAGACTGATTCTAACAAGCCGCTCTTCTGAAGTCTGCCAAAAGATGAGTTGTAAGGAACTACTCCAAGTAAAGAAACTCAATACTGATGATGCTTGGGAATTATTCAGGAAGAGTCTAGGATCCGAGACCCGGCTTAGTCCAAATATCGAGCGAATTGCCAAATCCATGGCAGGAATGTGTGAGGGCTTGCCGCTTGGGCTCATCACTTTGGCGGGAAGCATGAGAGGGGTGACCGATATAAGGGAATGGTGGAATACTCTGAACGAATTCCCCGAGGACATGGAAAGCGATGTATTCAAGGTACTGAAGTATAGTTATGATCGATTGAGAGATACAACACTGCAAGAGTGCTTTTTGTACTGTGCTTTGTATCCCAAGGACTATGTAATTGACAGAGATGAACTGATTGATAGATTAATAATGGAGGGACTGGTGAAGGGAAATCGCATGGTAGAAGATTTTAATCATGGCCATACCATATTGAATAAACTAGTCAAGATGTGCTTACTTGAAGCACCTGACAACAGGGGATATGAAGCAATAAGGATGCATGATCTACTCAGAGAAATGGCATTGCGGATCACAACTGATAAACCAAGGTACATGGTAAGGGCTGGAATAGGACCACAAGTGTTGTTGGGTCAGGATTGGGTATTCAATTTGGATAGAGTCTCTTTTTACAGCAGCAGGATAAAGAGAATCCCTGAAAACATGGCACCCAATTGCCCCACATTATCAACCTTGATTTTGTCCTATTGTGATTTGACAATGGTCCCAGGTTCTTTCTTTCAGTACATGAACAACCTCCAAGTACTCGACTTGAGCTACAACTCAGAGCTTATGGATTTGCCAAGTTGCATATCTAACTTTGGAAGTCTTAGAGCGCTCTTGCTTCGAGGATGTGGTCGGCTAAAATCTGTGCCACCACTGGGAAAGCTCAAAAACCTGAGGGTGTTGGATGTATTTCACACTGGTATTAAGGAAGTACCTCAAGGCATGGAAAACTTAGTCAAGCTTAAATATATAGATATGGGTGGAATATGTCTTGATGAACTGCCAAAGGAGATATTACCTAAACTTTCCCAGCTTCAATACCTCTGTCTTCCAGGACATTTGAATGCCCCAGTTGAAGACTTGGCCAGTTTGGAACAGCTCGAAGAATTCAGAGGAAGGTTCTACGATTTGCATAACTTTCACAAGTTCATGAGTAGTCACCATAGTTATGAGAAAGATTGGTGGTATGACATATTTGTGGGGCAAGAAATTTCCAATTATTATCATTGTAGCACCTTAGGAGAGAGCATACCGAAACAGAGAAGAGTGGTTGTAGTAAATTGCACCATTGAAGAAGGTGGAGGAGAAGCAGCAACATCAATTTTTCTTCCACATGGCATTGACATTCTACATATTAGGTTTTGCCATGGGCTGAGTAGCTGCTTTGTGGATAATTTTCTGTCATGGACTAAAAGAGGCTTGACCTGCACGATCTCTGGTTGTGATGACATAGAATGGATTGTCAACGTGCCCTCTGGTAGAGATACAACTACAGACCCACACTGCATATATTTCCATAGTCTGAGAGTTTTTGACTTGCACAATCTTGTTGGGCTCTGTAACGGAAAAATTGCATCTCACACCTTCTCGGGTTTAACAGAATTGGATATCTGCAACTGCCATAGAATGAAGAAGTTGTTTCCACGGGCTATCTTGCAGGATCTCAAGAACCTTGAGAAGATTGTTGTAAATGCGTGTTTTGAGATGGAAGAGATAATAGGAAGAGAGGAAGGAGAGGGAAGTAGCCAAAGAAGCACTACATCTACAACTTCTGACCTTCCTAAGCTAAAAAAGCTCAAACTGCAATACCTGCCTGAATTGAAGAGTATCTGTGAGAGAAAGCTGATGTGTGATTCCCTTGAATCCATGAGATTTTATAAGTGCCCCAATCTGAAGAGTCTGCCTTTCTATACTCCAACTACAAATAGAAATCCTTTTCCATCCCTCAGAAAAATCAGAGTTGATGAAGAAAATTGGTGGGAAACATTGGAGTGGGAACAATCCCATCTCAACAATCTCTTCCAACCTTACATTACATAG
- the LOC107841695 gene encoding putative disease resistance protein At4g10780 has protein sequence MEAVAGKSENQERSGRKKWKQQVESWLNEVEHLEKDLGELKQEATRGNKNRDKAVDMKTDVENQERSGRKKRRRQVESWLNKDENVSSISIYGMGGVGKTTLAKHIYNHLREESSYQVHWATVSLGLIINGLQDDLAKIEKMDLSDVEDENRRVDQLNWTFKKMKNIVIILDDICECLSLEKLGYPLGVEYCRLIPTSRSSEAYQNMGCKELLEVKKLNTNDSWELFRKSLGSETRLSPNIEGVAKTMEGRCKGLPLGLITLEGSMRGVTDLREWKNSLKEFLDDLENDVFKVLKYSYDRLRNTTMQECFLYCDLYPEDYVIDRYELIDRFMMESPVKGNSREEEFHHGHTILNKLVTLCLLEAPDNM, from the exons ATGGAAGCTGTTGCTGGAAAG AGTGAGAATCAAGAGCGATCTGGGAGGAAGAAGTGGAAACAACAAGTTGAATCTTGGCTTAACGAGGTTGAACATCTCGAAAAAGATTTAGGCGAGTTAAAACAAGAAGCAACTAGAGGGAATAAAAATAGAG ATAAAGCAGTTGACATGAAGACAGATGTCGAAAATCAAGAGAGATCTGGGAGGAAGAAGAGGAGACGACAAGTTGAATCTTGGCTTAACAAG GATGAGAATGTCTCAAGCATCAGTATATATGGTATGGGAGGGGTGGGTAAAACCACTTTGGCAAAGCATATATACAATCATCTTCGTGAAGAAAGTAGTTATCAAGTTCATTGGGCTACTGTCTCTCTGGGGCTTATCATCAACGGATTACAAGACGATCTTGCCAAAATTGAGAAGATGGACCTATCTGATGTGGAGGATGAAAACAGAAGGGTGGACCAATTAAACTGGACATTCAAAAAAATGAAGAACATTGTTATCATATTGGATGATATCTGTGAGTGCCTTAGTTTAGAGAAGTTGGGTTACCCTCTTGGTGTAGAGTACTGCAGACTGATTCCAACAAGCCGCTCTTCTGAAGCCTACCAAAATATGGGTTGTAAGGAACTACTCGAAGTAAAGAAACTCAATACTAATGATTCTTGGGAGCTATTCAGGAAGAGTCTAGGATCTGAGACTCGGCTTAGTCCAAACATTGAGGGAGTTGCCAAAACCATGGAAGGAAGGTGTAAGGGCTTGCCTCTTGGGCTCATCACTTTGGAGGGAAGCATGAGAGGAGTGACTGATTTGAGGGAGTGGAAAAATTCTTTGAAAGAATTCCTCGATGACTTGGAAAATGATGTCTTCAAGGTACTGAAGTATAGTTATGATCGGTTGAGAAATACAACTATGCAAGAGTGCTTTTTGTACTGTGATTTGTATCCCGAGGACTATGTAATTGACAGATATGAATTAATTGATAGATTTATGATGGAGAGTCCGGTGAAGGGGAATAGTAGGGAAGAAGAGTTTCACCATGGCCATACCATATTGAATAAACTAGTCACGCTCTGCTTACTTGAAGCACCGGACAACATGTGA